GCTCGAGTCCACGGCGCGTCCGATCCGAAGCCCTTCGACGGGGGCTGAACATCGCGTCCGCATCAATCTCCCGAATGGGATCGAGTTCGACCTTGCGGAGATCGGCAGTGGCACCACGAAGACGATGGCCTCAATCGCCCTCGACCTCAAAGACACCTACTGTCATTTCACTTTTCTGCGCCAATCGGGCAAGGGGGTTGTCCGGTGACCTTACCGTTCCACATTTCGAGTTGCCGGGCCAACCGAGAACAGAAGGGTTGAAGATCGCCGCGTCGTCGGGCGTGGCCTCGGCGATCCACGCCGGGTCCTGGGCAATGTCGGCGAGGGTGGGGCCCAGTTGCCGCCTCCGGTCACGGCGTAGAATGACGCCGGGCGAGTCGGATACCCACGCAAGCGGTCGGTCGGGGAGGAGGTCCCGGCTCCGTCCGCGGCACGAGACGGTCGGCCCCGAACACCTGCTCATGGGCATTCTCCGACTCGGCGGGGACCCAGTCCACGCGCTGGAGCAACTTCACGTGAGTCCTGAGACGGCGCGGGCTGAGGTCGAACGGATCCTTGGGGCGACACCGGAGTCGGCCATGGCCGGATACCGGCGTCACCGCTGCCAATCCGGCCCCACGGAGAGGCCGAGCCGCGCTGCACGAAGGAGGTCCACCTTCAGAGCGACCAGCTCCGAGGCGAGACCGACCAAGTCCCCTTCGGCTCCGACCTGGACGCTCGTCGTCCCAACGCCTCCAAGGACTGTCTGATGCGGAGCGGTCCCAACAAGGACGACCCCCCGATCACGCCAAAGAAATGCGCGGCCGGGGAGCCCCGGGAAGCATTGCCGTGACTCGTTGCGGCGGGGCTGACGACCAAAGCCGGTCCGGACGGCGTGTCGCCTCACTGGTTGAGGGAGCAGGCAAGCAAACCAGCGCGTTGCCGTGCTACTCGATGACCTTGTCCGCTCGCAGCAGCAGCGACGGAGGGATGGTGAGGCCGAGGGCGCGGGCGGTCTTGAGGTTGATAACGAGCTCAAACTTCGTTGGACGTTCTACGGGCAAGTCAGCCGGCCGGGCGCCTTTGAGGACTTTGTCGATTTGGGTCGCGACTCGCGTCGACACGTCAACGTAGTCCTCGCCATAGGACATGAGCCCGCCTCCGATATGGACGAAAAGCTGGTTTGGATAGAGGGTAGGAAGCCGGGCGTTGCGAGCGAGCTCTGCGAGGACGTGGGCGTGAGACAGCGTGAGGCGGTCGCGGAAAAGGACCAACAAGGCTTCACAGCGGGCACGTTGAGCCGCCTGGAAGCTCGGCTCCAATTCGGCGCGGTTCTGCGCTTTCAGGGAGACCAACTCGAGACCCAGCGGTTCAGCGGCGCGTACGGCCTCACTCCAGTACTGGGCCGCGTCGCTCGTGGACGGGTTCCAAAGGACGCCTACGCGGGACAGCCCGGGAACGGTGTCGCGGAGAAGCTCGAGCCGCTTGCCGGTAAGCTGCAGCTCGAACGTGGCGACGCCGGAGACATTCCCTCCCGGACGTCCAAGGCTTGCGACCGCACCAGCCTTCACGGGATCGCCATCAAAGATGGCGACCACCGGAACTCCAGGCGCCCCATGCTTCGCAGCCAGCGCGGCGACCGTGCCCGAGACGACGATGACGTCGACACCGAGACCCGCCAACTCCCCCGCCAGGTCGGACAGGCGTACGCTGGCGTCCACCGCGAACCGATGCTCAAACCGGGCATTGATGTGCTCGCGCCATCCGAGGAGCTCCAGGCGGCCCGGGATGCGACTGACAAGGTTGAAGGTGTCGAGGGCAGGCGTCAAAAATCCGATGCGGTAGACCTTCCCTGCCTGCTGCGGCTCGGCGGCGAGAGGCAATAAGAGCACGCCGAGGGCGAAGAGGATGAGGAGAGTGACCCTTCTCGACTTCATCTTGCGCCCCCCGCTCGGGGATGGAACACGGTGAAGGTAGGAGCGGAGAAACGTGGTCGGGGTGAGAGGATTTGAACCTCCGGCCCCCTGCTCCCAAAGCAGGTGCGCTACCAGGCTGCGCCACACCCCGAATTTTAGCAACCGGCGTGTGGAGTATAGCACTCGCCCAACAGGCGCCGGACCTCAGCCACCGCGCGGCCGCGATGGCTCACCTGCGCCTTTTCATCGTCCGTGAGCTCGGCGAACGTCCGACCGAGCGGCGGGTAGTAGAAGAGCGGATCGTAGCCGAAGCCGCCCCGCCCCCGCGGCGCGGTGAGAATCACGCCCTCGACCACGCCCTCGACGACGCGCTCGGACCCCGCGGGATCGACCAGCGCGATGACACAGCGAAACCGGGCGCCGCGGCGCGCCTCGTCCACGCCATCGAGGGCGGCGAGCAAACGCTCGCAGCGGCCGGCGTCGTCCAGGCCAGGGCCGCCGAAGCGCGCCGAGCGCAGCCCGGGGGCGCCGCCCAGCGCGTCGACCTCGAGCCCGGAGTCGTCCCCGAGGGCGAGCAGCCCGGTGTAGCGGGCCGCCGCGCGGGCCTTGGGCAGGGCGTTGGCCGCGTAGGAGTCGCCGGTCTCGTCGGGGAGCCTGGCGCCGGGGAACTCGGCCAGGGTCCGCACTTCGTACGGCAGGCCGGCGAGGAGGGCGGCCAGCTCACGCCCTTTGGCGGGATTGAGCGTGGCCAGGACGAGCGCGCGACTAGAGCGTGAACGCTCGCTCGTGGCGCGCCTCCAGCGCGCGCCGCTGGAGGCCGACCAGGCGCCCGATTCCCGCCGCGGCCAGTGCCAGCATCCCGTCGAGGCGTCCCTGACTGAAGGTCACGCGCTCGGCCGTGCCCTGCACCTCCACGAACTCGCCCGCGCCCGTCATCACGACGTTCATGTCGACGTCGGCCATCGAGTCCTCGGCGTAGTTCAGGTCGAGCACGGCCTGGCCGCCCACCACGCCCACGCTGACCGCGGCCACGCAGTCACGGACCACCGCGGTGGGATCGACACCGGGGATCCGCCCCAGGGCGTCGGCGACGGCGACGAAGCTGCCGGTGATCGCGGCCGTGCGGGTGCCCCCGTCGGCCTGGATGACGTCGCAGTCGACCCAGATCGTGCGCTCACCCATCTTGCTGCGCTCGATGACGGCCCGCAGGGCTCGCCCGACCAGGCGCTGGATCTCCTGCGACCGGCCGCTGGGCCCGCGATTCTCACGCGGGGTCCGCGTGTTGGTGGAGCGAGGCAGCATCGCGTACTCCGCCGTCACCCAGCCCAGCCCCTGGCCCTTGAGAAAGGGCGGGACCTTGTCGTCCACCGATGCCGTGCAGATGACCCGGGTGGCGCCGAACGCCACCAGCACCGAGCCCTCCGGGTGGAGCAGGAAGTCGCGCGTGAGCGTGACGGGACGAAGCTGGTCGGGCCCGCGGCCGTCGAGGCGTGGCATGCGCTCAGCGCCCGCGATCGACCAGAGCGCGCAGCCGCTGGTCCCAGTGCTGCTTGTACTCGGCGAGGCCGGCCAAGATCGCCCGCGCGATCTCGTCGCGGTAGCGGGGGTCGCGCAGGCGGCGCTCCTCCTGGGGGTGGGTGATGAACCCGATCTCGATGAGGATGGCGGGCATGGCCGCCCCTCCGAGCACGTAGAAGCCGGCCTGCTTGACCCCGCGATTCGGGATCCGCAGGGACTGTGTCATCGAGTCCTGCACGATCTCG
Above is a genomic segment from Candidatus Methylomirabilota bacterium containing:
- the rdgB gene encoding RdgB/HAM1 family non-canonical purine NTP pyrophosphatase, with translation MATLNPAKGRELAALLAGLPYEVRTLAEFPGARLPDETGDSYAANALPKARAAARYTGLLALGDDSGLEVDALGGAPGLRSARFGGPGLDDAGRCERLLAALDGVDEARRGARFRCVIALVDPAGSERVVEGVVEGVILTAPRGRGGFGYDPLFYYPPLGRTFAELTDDEKAQVSHRGRAVAEVRRLLGECYTPHAGC
- the rph gene encoding ribonuclease PH; the protein is MPRLDGRGPDQLRPVTLTRDFLLHPEGSVLVAFGATRVICTASVDDKVPPFLKGQGLGWVTAEYAMLPRSTNTRTPRENRGPSGRSQEIQRLVGRALRAVIERSKMGERTIWVDCDVIQADGGTRTAAITGSFVAVADALGRIPGVDPTAVVRDCVAAVSVGVVGGQAVLDLNYAEDSMADVDMNVVMTGAGEFVEVQGTAERVTFSQGRLDGMLALAAAGIGRLVGLQRRALEARHERAFTL
- a CDS encoding ABC transporter substrate-binding protein; this encodes MKSRRVTLLILFALGVLLLPLAAEPQQAGKVYRIGFLTPALDTFNLVSRIPGRLELLGWREHINARFEHRFAVDASVRLSDLAGELAGLGVDVIVVSGTVAALAAKHGAPGVPVVAIFDGDPVKAGAVASLGRPGGNVSGVATFELQLTGKRLELLRDTVPGLSRVGVLWNPSTSDAAQYWSEAVRAAEPLGLELVSLKAQNRAELEPSFQAAQRARCEALLVLFRDRLTLSHAHVLAELARNARLPTLYPNQLFVHIGGGLMSYGEDYVDVSTRVATQIDKVLKGARPADLPVERPTKFELVINLKTARALGLTIPPSLLLRADKVIE